A genomic window from Verrucomicrobiota bacterium includes:
- a CDS encoding lipase family protein, translating to MPYFPPPFSVDEAVACGKLIDQAYQQFNIAKAGAPSRWTIQDGYTVETQFFAVENFLPLPIELPLPRPAANPTPLPFGFIAKKGDAIYAVIRGTQTPLEWFDDASIHPMPFQPGWGNSTAGFMSIHQQIAPAIRQFFSQRANSSTQVFITGHRLGAALAFFRPLKGIETTKVYTFSGPRVGDSTFAAKFRELGLAAWRIFNTEDLVPTPTAP from the coding sequence ATGCCCTATTTTCCTCCTCCTTTCAGCGTGGACGAGGCCGTCGCGTGCGGCAAACTCATTGATCAGGCCTACCAGCAGTTCAACATTGCCAAAGCCGGCGCCCCTTCCCGTTGGACCATTCAGGACGGGTACACGGTAGAGACGCAATTCTTCGCAGTTGAGAATTTTCTGCCGCTTCCGATCGAGCTTCCTTTGCCGCGTCCCGCCGCCAACCCCACCCCGCTCCCCTTCGGATTCATTGCCAAAAAGGGTGACGCCATCTACGCAGTCATCCGCGGCACGCAGACACCGTTGGAATGGTTTGACGATGCGTCGATTCATCCGATGCCGTTCCAACCGGGATGGGGCAATTCCACGGCTGGTTTCATGTCCATTCACCAGCAGATTGCTCCGGCAATTCGACAGTTTTTTTCTCAACGGGCAAACTCTTCGACGCAGGTTTTCATCACCGGACATCGTCTGGGGGCGGCTCTGGCATTTTTCCGACCACTTAAAGGCATCGAAACGACCAAGGTTTACACGTTCTCCGGGCCGCGCGTGGGGGACTCAACGTTCGCGGCCAAGTTCCGGGAACTAGGTCTGGCCGCGTGGAGAATCTTCAATACCGAGGACCTGGTACCGACGCCGACGGCACCGTAG
- a CDS encoding DUF1643 domain-containing protein, whose amino-acid sequence MNPCRFSPCRRYRYTLTHDVADLFSAPSGHGYVAWIGLNPSRADESRLDPTLWRVRAYTNRFGFRAFKMLNLFAYRAPDPRVLKRAADPVGPENDHHLLEVCRQAALVVCCWGAGGQYRDRDRAVIELLRGIPLHALALSKMGHPRHPLYLKGTCWPMPFAGSLAIRCAAVMAGVVRGKA is encoded by the coding sequence ATGAACCCTTGCCGATTTTCTCCTTGCCGGCGATACCGGTACACGCTGACGCATGACGTTGCGGACCTTTTCAGCGCGCCGTCCGGTCACGGTTACGTGGCTTGGATCGGACTTAATCCGAGTCGGGCGGATGAAAGCCGGCTTGACCCGACTCTCTGGCGGGTTCGGGCGTACACAAACCGATTTGGGTTCCGGGCTTTTAAGATGCTCAACCTTTTTGCATACCGCGCGCCCGACCCGCGCGTCTTGAAAAGGGCTGCTGACCCGGTTGGCCCGGAAAACGACCATCACCTGCTTGAGGTCTGCCGGCAGGCGGCACTGGTGGTTTGTTGTTGGGGCGCCGGCGGTCAATACCGTGACCGGGACCGTGCGGTTATCGAGTTGCTGCGGGGCATTCCTCTGCACGCGCTGGCCCTCAGCAAAATGGGCCATCCCCGGCATCCGCTTTACCTTAAGGGCACTTGCTGGCCCATGCCTTTCGCCGGCAGCCTAGCGATACGTTGCGCAGCGGTCATGGCGGGTGTCGTCAGGGGGAAGGCGTAA